The Gemella haemolysans genome includes a region encoding these proteins:
- a CDS encoding chloride channel protein: protein MVKNYYIRLVSLILLIAVCCSVFGQILLKLIEITSGYYKYLIVLTPLILIFTKFSNKYLKTNTIGMKYFIEAATGNKDKVTWSFPFILTLNTLLAHGFGVSVGREGVAVQLGGAIGGNLTGGDFSKEKKQFFVKLGMICGFAGLFQTPLAAVVFILEVVNEKFYFTVNKVYEYIIYIIGAYISAFVSHKLGLEKFFVEIDVSKVNINLEFIFKLILIGIVFVFVGIFFVVIQRKIKEVVVLNEKISWILLIVFILVSFIFEYRYASLGTNLIGFSFTNFEQIQIYDFILKIVLTAICTGIGFSGGEVTPLFAIGATCGVILGTYLGLPILVTAALGYCLVFSAATKTYIAPILLALEVFGYKLMLFAIVPSFLIYLINKKYSIYK, encoded by the coding sequence ATGGTTAAAAATTATTATATAAGATTAGTAAGTTTAATATTATTAATAGCTGTTTGTTGTTCGGTATTTGGGCAGATACTATTAAAATTAATAGAGATAACAAGTGGTTACTATAAGTATTTGATAGTATTAACACCTTTAATTTTAATTTTCACAAAATTTAGTAATAAGTATTTAAAAACTAATACGATAGGAATGAAATATTTTATAGAAGCTGCAACTGGTAATAAAGATAAAGTAACATGGAGCTTTCCTTTTATACTAACGTTGAATACCTTATTAGCACATGGATTTGGAGTAAGTGTTGGACGTGAAGGAGTTGCTGTACAATTAGGTGGAGCTATCGGAGGTAATCTTACTGGAGGAGATTTCAGTAAGGAGAAGAAACAATTTTTTGTTAAATTAGGAATGATTTGTGGTTTTGCAGGATTATTTCAAACACCACTTGCTGCAGTAGTATTTATTTTAGAAGTTGTTAATGAAAAATTTTATTTTACAGTGAATAAGGTATATGAGTATATAATATATATAATCGGAGCATATATTAGCGCCTTTGTTTCCCATAAGTTAGGTTTAGAGAAGTTCTTTGTAGAAATAGATGTAAGTAAGGTAAATATAAATTTAGAATTTATATTCAAACTTATTTTAATTGGTATTGTTTTTGTATTTGTAGGGATCTTCTTTGTTGTTATTCAAAGAAAAATTAAAGAAGTGGTAGTTTTAAATGAGAAAATCAGTTGGATTCTTTTGATTGTTTTTATTCTAGTTAGTTTTATTTTTGAATATAGGTATGCTTCGTTAGGAACAAATTTAATTGGCTTTTCTTTCACAAACTTTGAACAAATTCAAATTTATGATTTTATATTGAAGATTGTTTTAACAGCGATTTGTACAGGTATTGGTTTTAGTGGTGGAGAAGTTACGCCACTATTTGCGATAGGAGCTACATGTGGAGTGATTTTAGGAACTTATTTAGGATTACCTATTTTAGTAACAGCAGCTCTAGGGTATTGTCTTGTATTCTCAGCAGCAACGAAAACTTACATTGCTCCTATACTTCTTGCTTTAGAAGTATTTGGTTATAAGCTTATGCTCTTTGCAATTGTTCCTTCATTTCTAATTTACTTAATAAATAAAAAGTATAGTATATATAAGTAG
- the lepB gene encoding signal peptidase I, with the protein MKILREIMEWIVVVVVSIAIYLVLSTYVIAPFTVKGHSMDYTFADNDKVFVNKFSKNFERGDEVVFHANETDDYIKRIIGVPGDTIEYRNDVLYVNGQKVDEPYLAQKIKEAKASGTAPFTPDFNIEFLSSTKSKTVPEGTYFVLGDNRQHSTDSRVFGFVKKEAMIGKVSLRYYPFSSFKFF; encoded by the coding sequence GTGAAAATTTTAAGAGAAATTATGGAATGGATAGTAGTTGTAGTAGTTTCGATAGCTATTTATCTTGTTCTAAGCACTTATGTTATTGCACCTTTTACAGTAAAAGGTCACTCAATGGACTACACATTTGCTGATAACGATAAAGTTTTCGTTAATAAATTTAGTAAAAACTTTGAACGTGGAGATGAAGTTGTTTTCCACGCCAATGAAACTGATGATTATATTAAACGTATAATTGGAGTTCCTGGAGACACAATTGAGTACAGAAACGATGTATTATATGTAAATGGTCAAAAAGTAGATGAGCCATACTTAGCTCAAAAAATAAAAGAGGCTAAGGCTTCTGGTACAGCACCATTTACACCAGATTTTAATATTGAATTTTTAAGCAGTACAAAATCTAAGACAGTACCTGAAGGGACATACTTCGTACTTGGAGATAATAGACAACACAGTACGGACAGTCGTGTCTTTGGATTCGTTAAAAAAGAAGCGATGATTGGAAAAGTAAGCTTAAGATACTATCCATTTAGTTCATTTAAATTCTTTTAA
- a CDS encoding YitT family protein, whose amino-acid sequence MEKNFKNLNLMKIIKELLIISLGCAIYSFAIMHFNVPNKLAEGGGTGIALLLLYAIGLPVSVGTILVNIPLLVIGYKMLDKKTMLYTVYGIFMLTFWIGVFEKYNIAIDIGGDRLLASVFGGILAGIGLGIVFLAGGTTGGVDIVAKIIQLYTGSSIGRIIQVLDGVIIALTFVVVKSFPAILYTLIYIFICTKMIDYVVEGGVPGKGVMIVSSEIELITKRIQDDMNRGLTYIKGQGSYSKKDLNIGYCVVSRNEIGKVKSIVYNIDPRAFVTITEVHDIIGEGFSYDQPKKTRLSFKNKL is encoded by the coding sequence ATGGAAAAGAATTTTAAAAATTTAAATTTAATGAAGATCATAAAAGAACTGCTTATTATCTCTTTGGGATGTGCAATTTATTCTTTTGCGATTATGCATTTTAATGTTCCAAACAAACTTGCAGAAGGTGGAGGAACAGGGATAGCGCTGTTATTATTATATGCAATTGGACTACCGGTTTCTGTTGGGACAATTTTGGTGAATATTCCTTTATTAGTAATCGGTTATAAAATGTTAGATAAGAAAACTATGTTATATACTGTATATGGTATTTTTATGCTAACTTTTTGGATAGGAGTATTTGAAAAATATAATATCGCTATTGATATAGGAGGGGATAGACTACTTGCTTCTGTTTTTGGGGGGATACTTGCTGGTATTGGTCTTGGAATAGTCTTTTTAGCAGGTGGAACAACCGGGGGAGTAGATATCGTAGCTAAGATTATTCAACTTTATACAGGAAGTTCAATCGGTAGAATAATTCAAGTTCTCGATGGAGTAATTATAGCTTTAACATTTGTAGTAGTTAAAAGTTTTCCTGCGATATTATATACATTAATTTATATTTTCATATGTACTAAGATGATTGACTATGTTGTTGAAGGTGGTGTTCCTGGAAAAGGAGTAATGATTGTTTCATCAGAGATTGAATTAATAACTAAACGAATTCAAGATGATATGAATCGAGGTTTGACATATATTAAAGGTCAGGGAAGTTATTCTAAGAAAGATTTAAATATAGGATATTGTGTAGTCTCTAGAAATGAGATAGGGAAAGTGAAATCTATCGTTTATAATATTGACCCACGGGCGTTTGTAACAATCACCGAAGTTCATGATATTATTGGTGAAGGATTCAGTTATGATCAACCGAAGAAAACGAGATTATCGTTTAAAAACAAATTATAA
- the pssA gene encoding CDP-diacylglycerol--serine O-phosphatidyltransferase: protein MNKNFIPNYLTLCNIFCGFMSILTTSHGYFIWGTVFIILAMLADRYDGIVARKLGVVSEIGHDLDSLCDVVSFGVAPAMLVFEIFVTTEKPSAILTTIVAIICGVYVCCGAYRLARFNVTKMKNGYYQGVPITTCGTILAIIAPIKLPSIATLILVILCSYLMVSNLKIKKI from the coding sequence ATGAATAAAAACTTCATACCAAATTATCTTACCTTATGTAATATATTTTGTGGATTCATGTCAATTTTGACTACATCACACGGATATTTCATTTGGGGAACTGTCTTTATTATATTAGCCATGCTTGCAGATAGATACGATGGTATCGTTGCAAGAAAACTTGGTGTTGTTTCTGAAATTGGTCACGATTTAGATTCATTATGTGACGTAGTTAGTTTTGGAGTTGCACCAGCTATGCTTGTTTTTGAAATATTTGTTACTACTGAAAAACCATCAGCTATTCTAACAACAATAGTTGCAATAATTTGCGGAGTATACGTATGTTGTGGTGCTTATCGTCTAGCCAGATTCAACGTTACAAAAATGAAAAATGGATACTACCAAGGTGTTCCTATCACAACTTGTGGAACAATTCTTGCGATTATCGCACCGATAAAATTACCAAGCATTGCTACGCTAATCTTAGTAATATTATGTTCTTATCTAATGGTAAGCAATTTAAAGATTAAGAAAATATAG
- the phnD gene encoding phosphate/phosphite/phosphonate ABC transporter substrate-binding protein codes for MKRIVTSFFVVIISVILLIILPFILKNKQEEYIDFSNVTESIDNTNNDDENLRIGLISVAGDNKSYILEKELANYIGEKLNKKVKLIQKKSYRDINILLKNNKIDIAFLSTGAYSLYEDKDSLELLARPNRGKAYYHPIVIAKKDSSIKEIEDLKNMSFAFVDTYSYSGYLALNDYFKKNGIIVNKFFSSNYFTHSHEESINQVASGTASAAIIDDWALQYIQNNFPEVANNVKVIKTFPEVATGPVVSHKNYEDKEKIKNILLSINKDNSIKNTLSQLQIEKYVETKASDYPNLISED; via the coding sequence ATGAAGAGAATAGTTACAAGTTTTTTTGTAGTAATTATTTCGGTTATACTATTAATAATTCTACCGTTTATTTTGAAAAATAAGCAAGAAGAATATATTGATTTTTCAAATGTAACGGAGTCTATTGATAATACTAATAATGATGATGAAAACTTGAGAATAGGATTGATTTCGGTAGCAGGAGATAATAAGAGTTATATCTTGGAGAAAGAATTAGCTAATTACATCGGTGAAAAACTAAATAAAAAGGTTAAATTGATTCAAAAAAAAAGTTATAGAGATATAAATATTCTATTGAAAAATAATAAAATAGATATTGCATTTTTATCAACAGGAGCATATTCATTATATGAAGATAAGGATTCATTAGAACTTTTAGCTAGACCAAATAGGGGAAAAGCATATTATCATCCTATAGTCATCGCTAAAAAAGACTCAAGTATAAAGGAGATAGAGGATTTAAAAAATATGAGTTTTGCTTTTGTTGATACTTATAGTTATTCTGGGTATTTAGCATTAAATGACTATTTTAAAAAAAATGGAATAATAGTTAATAAATTTTTTAGTAGTAATTATTTTACGCATAGCCATGAGGAATCGATAAACCAAGTTGCAAGTGGAACAGCGTCGGCAGCTATAATTGATGACTGGGCTTTACAATATATACAAAACAATTTTCCAGAAGTAGCTAACAATGTTAAAGTAATAAAGACATTCCCAGAGGTAGCGACTGGTCCAGTAGTTAGTCATAAAAATTATGAAGATAAAGAAAAAATTAAGAATATATTACTTTCTATAAACAAGGATAATTCAATAAAGAATACATTATCTCAACTTCAGATTGAAAAATATGTAGAAACAAAAGCAAGTGATTATCCAAATCTAATAAGCGAGGATTAG
- a CDS encoding thiamine-binding protein: MINCSIALQILPLDNHDGRLKIIDKVIYFLQNKHSNLKVTPFETVIEGEFNDLMDTLKECLVLAGEDSKNIFANVKINYGDVLTIDEKISKFN; encoded by the coding sequence TTGATAAATTGCAGTATTGCATTACAAATTCTTCCACTTGATAATCATGATGGGAGATTAAAGATTATAGATAAAGTTATCTATTTTCTACAAAATAAACATTCTAATTTAAAGGTAACTCCATTCGAAACGGTCATTGAAGGAGAATTCAATGATTTAATGGATACATTAAAAGAATGTTTAGTCCTAGCGGGTGAGGACAGCAAAAATATTTTTGCAAATGTGAAAATTAACTACGGAGACGTTTTAACTATTGATGAGAAAATTAGTAAATTTAATTAA
- a CDS encoding DNA alkylation repair protein: MKLSGLITELENNRNELLAESMEKYMRDKFNFLGIRGPKRTELFKKYFPTARKTKEIDWNFIETCWNKEEREFQYAVVYYLKAMQKFLKKGDISKLKYLVVTKSWWDTVDLLSKIIGDVVNRNKELKTLMLEWSKKENNIWLRRVAILHQLSFKENVDKLLLETILEDNLSDGEFFINKAIGWALRDYSKVNPEWVRKFIEKNRSEMANLSLREAMKYL; encoded by the coding sequence ATGAAATTATCAGGTTTAATCACAGAACTTGAAAACAATCGTAATGAACTTTTAGCTGAATCAATGGAAAAGTACATGCGGGATAAATTCAACTTTCTTGGTATAAGAGGACCGAAAAGAACAGAATTATTTAAGAAGTATTTTCCTACAGCTAGAAAAACAAAAGAAATAGATTGGAATTTTATTGAAACTTGTTGGAATAAAGAAGAAAGAGAATTTCAATATGCGGTAGTGTATTATTTAAAAGCTATGCAAAAATTTCTAAAAAAAGGTGATATTTCAAAGCTAAAGTATCTTGTAGTTACTAAATCTTGGTGGGATACAGTTGATTTACTATCTAAGATTATTGGTGATGTTGTGAATCGTAACAAGGAATTAAAAACTTTGATGTTAGAATGGTCAAAAAAAGAAAACAATATCTGGTTAAGAAGAGTAGCTATTTTACATCAATTATCATTCAAAGAGAATGTAGATAAACTTTTATTAGAAACAATACTAGAAGATAATTTATCTGATGGTGAATTTTTCATTAATAAAGCTATAGGATGGGCACTTCGAGATTATTCAAAAGTTAATCCAGAATGGGTTAGGAAATTCATAGAAAAAAATAGAAGTGAAATGGCGAATCTTAGTTTAAGAGAAGCGATGAAATATTTATAG
- a CDS encoding peptidoglycan bridge formation glycyltransferase FemA/FemB family protein, producing MIFTEINSEELQQFQKENNHRYFFPQSAEYNFMTNNSNNNLKTKILAVKENNKILAYGTFIYFQYKKFFYKVTAQFGPIMNYSNIELVKFYMTELKKYFAKDLRVLSVRVNPFVNEKYFKDIEYITENQDAKKVAKILNDLNYIPMNADLFRNPTLPPRCIFSKSLDENITEYNLLKNISQIARYTINRTIKEGVLVREIDIFNENDAKIFDEINRATENRINFEIRDNTYFKSLKNNIGEKARYLISYIDCDQFIKTTTETIATLEKERDDLKEKLDQGKVNAKKATNRLKEFDENIGIWYKKIEKIKELKSENGNIINLSCASFIESGQDLIYFTSGAISKFHRYEGPYAILFHMMKYAINNNFKYFNFFGTSKDFTSETASDYGVLQFKRNFNGNIEYFMDNYEFRNALGKIWKI from the coding sequence ATGATATTTACTGAAATTAATAGTGAGGAACTCCAACAATTTCAAAAAGAAAATAACCACCGTTATTTTTTCCCTCAGTCAGCTGAATATAATTTCATGACAAATAATAGCAATAATAATTTAAAAACTAAAATTTTAGCAGTTAAAGAAAATAATAAAATCTTAGCTTATGGAACTTTCATTTATTTTCAGTATAAGAAATTCTTTTATAAGGTGACTGCTCAATTTGGTCCAATTATGAATTATTCAAATATTGAACTAGTAAAATTCTATATGACAGAATTAAAAAAATACTTTGCTAAAGATCTTCGCGTGCTTTCTGTAAGGGTGAATCCTTTTGTAAACGAGAAATATTTCAAAGATATTGAATATATTACTGAAAATCAAGATGCTAAAAAAGTCGCAAAAATTTTGAATGATTTAAATTACATCCCTATGAATGCTGACTTGTTTAGAAATCCAACATTACCTCCCCGTTGTATATTTTCTAAGTCATTAGATGAAAACATAACAGAATATAATTTATTAAAAAATATATCTCAAATTGCTCGTTATACTATAAATAGAACTATTAAAGAAGGTGTATTAGTACGAGAAATAGATATTTTTAATGAGAATGATGCTAAAATTTTTGACGAAATAAATCGTGCCACAGAAAATAGAATTAATTTTGAAATTCGTGACAATACATACTTTAAATCACTTAAAAATAATATTGGTGAAAAAGCACGTTATCTTATTTCTTACATTGATTGCGATCAATTTATTAAAACTACTACAGAAACAATAGCTACTCTTGAAAAAGAACGAGATGACTTAAAAGAAAAACTAGATCAAGGTAAAGTTAACGCTAAAAAGGCAACGAATCGTCTAAAGGAATTTGATGAAAATATTGGAATTTGGTATAAAAAAATTGAAAAAATAAAAGAACTAAAATCAGAAAATGGAAATATTATTAATTTATCATGTGCAAGTTTCATCGAATCAGGACAAGATTTAATATACTTCACTAGTGGAGCAATCAGTAAGTTCCATCGTTATGAAGGACCATATGCTATATTATTCCATATGATGAAATATGCAATAAATAATAACTTTAAATATTTCAATTTCTTCGGTACCTCAAAAGATTTCACTTCTGAAACAGCAAGTGACTACGGTGTTCTTCAATTTAAACGTAATTTCAATGGTAATATAGAATACTTTATGGATAATTACGAATTTCGTAACGCTCTTGGAAAAATTTGGAAAATATAA
- a CDS encoding ABC transporter substrate-binding protein, with protein MKKILTSIFAFILAISLTACSTVNKNAEKKELKKVDFVLDWAINTNHTGLYVAKEKGYFAEEGIDLDIKPAPEDSTSDLIINNKAPFGIYYQDSMANKLSKGAGITAVAAIIEHNTSGIISLKKNNIKEPKDLEGKKYGTWNDPVELAMVKSLIQKQGGDANKLNLAPNTDTNSVTPLENGLFDAAWIYYAWDGKLAESMKLDINYFYLKDFNKDLDYYSPVIIANNDYLKENKEEAKKVLKAIKKGYVYAIEHPEEAAEILIKNAPELKDKKDFIVESQKYLSKQYASNKDHWGEFDANRWNAFYRWVNDNKITEKPLAENTGFSNDFIK; from the coding sequence ATGAAAAAGATATTAACTAGCATTTTTGCATTTATCTTAGCAATTTCATTAACTGCATGTAGTACAGTAAATAAAAATGCAGAGAAAAAAGAACTTAAGAAAGTTGACTTCGTTCTTGACTGGGCGATTAATACTAACCACACTGGTCTATATGTAGCGAAGGAAAAAGGATACTTTGCTGAAGAAGGTATCGATCTTGATATTAAACCAGCACCTGAAGACAGTACTTCTGATTTAATTATTAACAATAAAGCACCTTTTGGAATTTATTACCAAGACTCAATGGCTAACAAACTTTCTAAAGGAGCAGGAATCACTGCTGTAGCTGCTATTATCGAACATAACACATCTGGTATTATTTCGCTTAAGAAAAACAATATTAAAGAACCTAAAGACCTTGAAGGTAAAAAATATGGAACTTGGAATGATCCAGTAGAATTAGCAATGGTTAAATCATTAATTCAAAAACAAGGTGGAGATGCTAATAAGTTAAACTTAGCTCCAAATACAGATACTAACTCTGTTACTCCATTAGAAAATGGTCTTTTCGATGCTGCTTGGATTTACTATGCTTGGGATGGTAAATTAGCAGAAAGTATGAAATTAGACATTAACTACTTCTACTTAAAAGATTTCAATAAAGACTTAGACTACTATTCTCCAGTAATTATTGCAAATAATGATTACTTAAAAGAAAATAAAGAAGAAGCTAAAAAAGTTCTTAAAGCTATTAAGAAAGGATATGTCTACGCTATAGAACATCCTGAAGAAGCTGCAGAGATTTTAATTAAAAATGCTCCAGAATTAAAAGATAAAAAAGATTTCATCGTTGAATCTCAAAAATATTTATCTAAACAATATGCATCAAACAAAGATCACTGGGGTGAATTCGACGCTAACAGATGGAATGCATTCTACCGTTGGGTTAACGACAACAAAATCACTGAAAAACCTCTTGCAGAAAACACTGGATTCAGCAATGACTTTATAAAATAA
- a CDS encoding ABC transporter permease — MRKLVNLINKYAATISMLCLIIIWQGAGNLGLLPKYIIPTPIEIVKAFIKNYQLLIFHSKITLLEAIIGLFLGIVIAWLLALIMDSIPIFNKTIYPLLVLTQTIPTIAIAPILVLWLGYGLTPKIVLIVLTTTFPIVVSILDGFRNCDKDMITLLRLMNASKFQILWHVKIPTSLSYFYAGLRVSVSYAFIAAVVAEWLGGFEGLGVYMIKAKKLFEYDTMFAIIILVSVISLLSIELVKLSEKKFIKWKYIGENHEKDIN, encoded by the coding sequence ATGAGAAAATTAGTAAATTTAATTAACAAATACGCTGCAACTATTTCTATGTTGTGCTTAATCATAATTTGGCAAGGTGCTGGAAACCTTGGTTTATTACCTAAATACATTATTCCAACACCCATTGAAATAGTAAAAGCATTTATAAAAAACTATCAACTATTAATTTTTCACAGCAAAATCACCCTACTCGAAGCTATAATAGGATTATTTCTAGGAATAGTCATAGCTTGGCTTCTTGCTTTAATTATGGATAGTATACCAATATTTAATAAGACAATTTATCCACTTTTAGTACTAACTCAAACTATTCCAACTATAGCCATAGCCCCTATCCTTGTTCTTTGGCTTGGATACGGACTAACTCCAAAGATTGTATTGATTGTTTTAACGACAACATTCCCAATAGTTGTTAGTATTCTAGATGGATTTAGAAACTGTGATAAAGATATGATCACTCTTTTACGTCTTATGAATGCGAGTAAATTCCAAATACTTTGGCATGTTAAAATTCCTACTAGTCTTAGTTATTTCTACGCAGGACTTAGAGTCAGCGTCTCTTATGCATTTATCGCTGCAGTAGTAGCTGAATGGCTTGGAGGATTTGAAGGACTTGGAGTATACATGATTAAAGCAAAAAAACTTTTTGAATATGATACTATGTTTGCAATTATCATATTAGTATCAGTCATCAGTTTACTAAGTATTGAACTTGTTAAACTAAGTGAGAAAAAATTTATTAAATGGAAATATATAGGAGAAAATCATGAAAAAGATATTAACTAG
- a CDS encoding CTP synthase — protein sequence MTKYIFVTGGVVSSLGKGIVAASVGRVLKNRGLKVTLQKFDPYLNVDPGTMSPYQHGEVFVTEDGAETDLDLGHYERFIDVNLGQYSNVTAGRVYSSIIEKERRGDYLGGTVQVIPHVTNEIKSRVLLAGESSDADVVITEIGGTTGDIESLPFLEAIRQIRSDLGRDNVCFIHCTLLPYIKAAGEMKTKPTQQSVKELRGLGIQPDIIVVRNELALNDELRAKISLFCDIPKQNVIESRDVSNLYQLPVNLKAQKIDDIVLNHFGLTAPEADMTEWLSLVERVDNLKENVRIALVGKYVELHDAYISVVESLKHAGYKHNAKVKIDWIQSEDITEENVHEYLKDADGILVPGGFGDRGVEGKITTIKYARENNVPFFGICLGMQLAAVEFARNVCGLTGAHSSELDPNTPYPIINLLADQENVVEMGGTLRLGSYPCTLTEGSVAHREYGEINITERHRHRYEFNNFYRDRLSQKGMVLSGVSPDGKLVEIVEIPEHLWFVAGQFHPEFKSRPEKAHPLFAGFIKASLENKR from the coding sequence ATGACAAAGTATATTTTTGTAACAGGTGGAGTAGTTTCATCATTAGGAAAAGGGATTGTAGCGGCATCAGTAGGTCGTGTATTAAAAAATAGAGGATTAAAGGTAACATTACAAAAGTTTGATCCATATTTAAACGTTGACCCAGGAACAATGAGTCCATATCAACATGGAGAAGTTTTCGTTACAGAAGATGGAGCAGAAACAGATTTAGACTTAGGGCATTATGAGAGATTCATCGATGTTAACTTAGGACAATATTCTAACGTAACTGCAGGACGTGTTTATTCTTCAATTATCGAAAAAGAACGTCGTGGAGATTATTTAGGAGGAACAGTTCAAGTAATTCCTCACGTAACTAACGAAATAAAATCTCGTGTATTATTAGCAGGAGAATCTAGTGATGCAGACGTAGTTATTACTGAAATCGGTGGAACAACAGGAGATATCGAATCTTTACCATTCTTAGAAGCTATCCGTCAAATCCGTAGTGATTTAGGTCGTGATAATGTATGTTTCATTCACTGTACATTATTACCATATATTAAAGCTGCTGGAGAAATGAAAACTAAACCAACTCAACAATCAGTAAAAGAATTACGTGGATTAGGTATTCAACCAGATATTATCGTAGTGAGAAATGAGCTTGCTCTAAACGATGAACTACGTGCTAAAATTTCATTATTCTGTGACATTCCTAAACAAAATGTTATTGAAAGTCGCGATGTAAGTAATTTATATCAATTACCAGTAAATCTTAAAGCTCAAAAAATTGATGACATCGTATTAAATCACTTTGGTTTAACAGCACCAGAAGCTGATATGACTGAATGGTTATCATTAGTAGAGAGAGTAGATAACTTAAAAGAAAATGTAAGGATTGCATTAGTAGGTAAATATGTAGAACTTCATGATGCTTATATTTCAGTCGTAGAATCACTTAAACACGCTGGATATAAACACAATGCTAAAGTAAAAATTGATTGGATCCAATCTGAAGATATTACAGAAGAAAATGTACATGAATATCTTAAAGATGCAGATGGAATTTTAGTTCCTGGTGGATTTGGTGATCGTGGAGTAGAAGGTAAAATCACAACTATTAAATATGCACGTGAAAACAATGTTCCGTTCTTCGGTATTTGCTTAGGTATGCAACTTGCTGCTGTTGAGTTTGCACGTAATGTATGTGGATTAACTGGAGCACATTCATCTGAATTAGATCCAAATACACCATACCCAATTATTAACTTATTAGCAGATCAAGAAAATGTTGTTGAAATGGGAGGAACTTTACGTTTAGGAAGTTACCCTTGTACATTAACAGAAGGATCTGTAGCACACAGAGAATATGGGGAAATCAACATTACTGAGCGTCACCGTCACAGATACGAATTCAACAACTTCTATCGTGATCGTTTATCTCAAAAAGGTATGGTATTATCAGGTGTGAGTCCAGATGGAAAACTTGTTGAAATAGTAGAGATTCCTGAACACCTATGGTTCGTTGCAGGTCAATTCCACCCAGAATTCAAATCACGTCCAGAAAAAGCACACCCATTATTCGCTGGATTCATTAAAGCAAGTTTAGAAAATAAAAGATAA
- a CDS encoding ABC transporter ATP-binding protein, giving the protein MNILSIKNLSFNYPNNKILHDINIYVDKGEVVSILGGSGVGKTTLFNIIAGINPLQSGEISIKGNTDYKGRVSYMLQKDLLLEHKTIIQNITLPLLIRKVSKKEAEEEAIKSLKLFNLYEYKDKYPSELSGGMRQRIALLRTYMFKEELFLLDEPFSALDAITKISLHSWYLEIKNKLDLTTLLITHDIDEAIDLSDRIYIIKNKPGEIVSEIKINLDIENQDEQKLKYKKEILNILGL; this is encoded by the coding sequence ATGAATATATTATCAATAAAAAACTTATCTTTCAATTATCCGAACAATAAAATATTACATGATATAAATATTTACGTCGATAAAGGTGAAGTCGTATCTATACTCGGCGGTAGTGGTGTTGGTAAAACTACACTTTTCAATATTATCGCAGGTATCAATCCTCTTCAAAGTGGTGAGATATCTATAAAAGGTAACACAGACTATAAAGGTCGTGTAAGTTATATGCTTCAAAAAGATTTATTACTAGAGCATAAGACTATTATTCAAAATATAACACTTCCACTTCTAATAAGAAAAGTCAGTAAAAAAGAAGCTGAAGAAGAAGCAATAAAAAGTCTAAAATTATTTAATCTTTATGAATATAAAGATAAATATCCTAGTGAATTAAGTGGAGGTATGCGTCAAAGAATCGCACTACTTCGTACATATATGTTTAAAGAAGAACTATTCTTATTAGATGAACCATTCAGTGCACTCGATGCAATTACTAAAATTTCACTACACTCTTGGTATTTAGAAATTAAGAATAAACTTGACTTAACTACTCTACTTATTACCCACGATATTGATGAAGCTATCGATCTTAGTGATAGAATTTATATCATAAAAAACAAACCTGGTGAAATAGTATCAGAAATTAAAATAAATCTTGATATAGAAAATCAAGATGAGCAAAAATTAAAATATAAAAAAGAAATACTTAATATACTTGGACTCTAA